From the genome of Callithrix jacchus isolate 240 chromosome 7, calJac240_pri, whole genome shotgun sequence, one region includes:
- the CASZ1 gene encoding zinc finger protein castor homolog 1 isoform X3, with protein sequence MDLGTAEGTRCTDPAAGKTAMAAKRKGGLKLNAICAKLSRQVVVEKRAEASSHAEGSPPRPRDQEHSGPESGAARAPRSEEDKRRAVIEKWVNGEYSEEPAPTPVLGRIAREGLELPPEGVYMVQPQGCSDEEDHAEEPSKDGGALEEKDSDGAGSKEDSGSTAKQAPGEASSLRDYAASTMTEFLGMFGYDDQNTRDELARKISFEKLHAGSTPEVATSSMLPASEDTLSKRARFSKYEEYIRKLKAGEQLSWPAPGTKAEERAGKEAVGPLPGLRLPSNTAHLETKATILPLPSHSSVQMQSLVARASKYDFFIQKLKTGENLRPQNGSTYKKPSKYDLENVKYLHLFKPGEGSPDMGGAIAFKTGKVGRPSKYDVRGIQKPGPAKVLPTPSLAPTPLTSVPSAPSAPGPGPEPPASLPFNTPEYLKSTFSKTDSITTGTVSTVKNGLPTDKPAATEDVNIYQKYIARFSGSQHCGHIHCAYQYREHYHCLDPECNYQRFTSKQDVIRHYNMHKKRDNSLQHGFMRFSPLDDCSVYYHGCHLNGKSTHYHCMQVGCNKVYTSTSDVMTHENFHKKNTQLINDGFQRFRATEDCGTADCQFYGQKTTHFHCRRPGCTFTFKNKCDIEKHKSYHIKDDAYAKDGFKKFYKYEECKYEGCVYSKATNHFHCIRAGCGFTFTSTSQMTSHKRKHERRHIRSSGALGLPPSMLGAKDTEQEESSNDDLVDFSALSSKNSSLSASPTSQQASEAGPSTTKPPNSKISGLLPQGLPGSIPLALALSNSGLPSPAPYFPILAGRGSTSLPVGTPSLLGAVSSGAAASATPDTPSLVTSGAGDSAPVAATSVPAPPASIMERISASKGLISPMMARLAAAALKPSATFDPGSGQQVTPARFPPAQVKPDPGESTGTPGPHEASQDRSVDLTVKEPSNESNGHAVPANSSLLSSLMNKMSQGNPGLGSLLNIKAEAEGSPATEPSPFLGKAVKALVQEKLAEPWKVYLRRFGTKDFCDGQCDFLHKAHFHCVVEECGALFSTLDGAIKHANFHFRTEGGAAKGNTEAAFPASAAETKPPMAPSSPPVPPVTTATVSSLEGPAPSPASVPSTPTLLAWKQLASAIPQMSQIPASVPHLPASPLATTSLENAKPQVKPGFLQFQENDPCLATDCKYANKFHFHCLFGNCKYVCKTSGKAESHCLDHINPNNNLVNVRDQFAYYSLQCLCPNQHCEFRMRGHYHCLRTGCYFVTNITTKLPWHIKKHEKAERRAANGFKYFTKREECGRLGCKYNQVNSHFHCIREGCQFSFLLKHQMTSHARKHMRRMLGKNFDRVPPSQGPPSLMDAETDECMDYTGCSPGAVSSESSTMDRSCSSTPVGNESTSAGCPAPPPPPLPPPVAAGDEAARAAPQLPATPSFVPATLRPPLPPLPCLFSPSCLSYSLLSATLGASRGLAHPTCSPPSFPPITATPTPVKSDVPLVQDAAGNTISMPTASGAKKRFWIIEDMSPFGKRRKTASSRKMLDEGMMLEGFRRFDLYEDCKDAACQFSLKVTHYHCTRENCGYKFCGRTHMYKHAQHHDRVDNLVLDDFKRFKASLSCHFADCPFSGTSTHFHCLRCRFRCTDSTKVTAHRKHHGKQDVISAAGFCQFSSSADCAVPDCKYKLKCSHFHCTFPGCRHTVVGMSQMDSHKRKHEKQERGEPAAEGPATAPPVSLDGSLSLGAEPGSLLFLQSAAAGLGLALGDTGDPGPPDAAAPGPREGAPALAPAAAAAAGESSQEDEEEELELPEEEAEDDEDEDDDEDDDDEDDDEDDDDEDLRTDSEESLPDAAAAEAAGAGARTPTLAALAALGAPGPAPTAASSP encoded by the exons CTGAGGGCACCCGGTGCACGGACCCGGCTGCAGGGAAGACCGCCATGGCAGCCAAGCGCAAGGGCGGCCTGAAGCTGAATGCCATCTGCGCCAAACTGAGCCGCCAGGTGGTGGTAGAGAAGCGAGCTGAGGCCAGCTCCCATGCCGAGGGCAGCCCGCCACGGCCCCGGGACCAAGAGCACAGTGGCCCCGAGTCTGGGGCAGCCCGGGCCCCCCGAAGCGAAGAAGACAAGAGGCGGGCGGTGATTGAGAAGTGGGTGAACGGGGAATACAGCGAGGAGCCAGCGCCCACACCCGTGTTGGGGCGGATTGCCCGTGAGGGCCTGGAACTGCCGCCTGAGGGTGTCTACATGGTGCAGCCCCAGGGCTGCAGCGATGAGGAAGACCATGCAGAGGAGCCCTCCAAGGACGGTGGTGCCCTGGAGGAGAAGGATTCAGATGGGGCAGGCTCCAAGGAGGACAGCGGCTCCACTGCCAAGCAGGCTCCAG GAGAGGCCTCCTCGCTGCGGGACTACGCGGCCTCCACCATGACGGAGTTCCTCGGCATGTTTGGCTATGACGACCAGAACACGCGGGATGAGCTGGCCAGGAAGATCAGCTTCGAGAAGCTGCACGCGGGCTCCACACCAGAGGTGGCCACCTCCTCCATGCTGCCTGCCTCCGAGGACACCCTCAGCAAGCGAGCACGGTTCTCTAAGTACGAGGAATACATCCGCAAGCTCAAGGCTGGCGAGCAGCTCTCCTGGCCAGCCCCTGGCACCAAGGCCGAGGAGCGTGCAGGCAAGGAAGCGGTGGGGCCCCTGCCCGGCCTGCGGCTGCCCAGCAACACAGCGCATCTGGAGACCAAGGCCACCATCCTGCCCCTGCCGTCCCACAGCAGCGTCCAGATGCAGAGCCTGGTCGCCCGGGCCTCCAAGTACGACTTCTTCATCCAGAAGCTGAAGACTGGTGAGAACCTGCGGCCACAGAACGGGAGCACCTACAAGAAGCCCTCCAAGTACGACCTGGAGAACGTCAAGTACCTGCACCTCTTCAAACCCGGGGAGGGCAGCCCCGACATGGGCGGGGCCATCGCCTTCAAGACGGGCAAGGTGGGGCGCCCCTCCAAGTATGACGTCCGGGGCATCCAGAAGCCAGGCCCCGCCAAGGTTCTACCCACCCCCAGCCTGGCTCCCACACCCCTCACCAGTGTGCCCAGTGCCCCAAGCGCCCCCGGACCAGGGCCGGAGCCGCCTGCCTCCCTGCCCTTCAACACTCCCGAGTACCTGAAGTCAACCTTCTCCAAAACAGACTCCATCACCACGGGGACCGTCTCCACTGTCAA GAACGGACTGCCCACAGATAAACCAGCCGCCACTGAAGATGTAAACATTTACCAGAAATATATCGCCAG GTTCTCGGGCAGCCAGCACTGTGGCCACATCCACTGTGCCTACCAGTACCGGGAGCACTACCACTGCCTCGACCCCGAGTGCAACTACCAG AGGTTCACGAGTAAGCAGGACGTGATCCGCCACTACAACATGCACAAGAAGCGCGACAACTCCCTGCAGCATGGCTTCATGCGCTTCAGCCCGCTGGACGACTGCAGCGTCTACTACCACGGCTGCCACCTCAATGGGAAGAGCACCCACTACCACTGCATGCAG GTGGGCTGTAACAAGGTGTACACAAGCACGTCTGACGTGATGACCCACGAGAACTTCCACAAGAAGAACACCCAGCTCATCAACGACGGGTTCCAGCGCTTCCGAGCCACCGAGGACTGCGGCACGGCCGACTGCCAGTTCTACGGGCAGAAGACCACGCACTTCCACTGCAG GCGCCCAGGCTGCACATTCACCTTCAAGAACAAGTGTGACATTGAGAAGCACAAGAGCTACCACATCAAGGACGACGCGTATGCCAAGGACGGCTTCAAGAAGTTCTACAAGTATGAGGAGTGCAAGTATGAGGGCTGCGTGTACAGCAAAGCCACCAACCACTTCCACTGCATCCGCGCCGGCTGCGGCTTCACCTTCACCTCCACCAGCCAGATGACCTCACACAAGCGCAAGCATGAGCGCCGGCACATCCGCTCCTCGGGGGCACTGGGGCTGCCACCCTCGATGCTGGGCGCCAAGGACACGGAGCAGGAAGAGTCCAGCAACGACGACCTGGTCGACTTCTCTGCCCTCAGCAGCaagaactccagcctgagcgccTCCCCGACCAGCCAGCAGGCTTCAGAGGCTGGGCCCAGCACCACCAAGCCCCCCAACAGCAAGATCTCGGGGCTGCTGCCCCAGGGCCTACCTGGCTCCAtccccctggccctggccctctcCAACTCCGGCCTGCCCAGCCCAGCGCCCTACTTCCCCATCCTGGCTGGCCGTGGAAGCACCTCCCTGCCTGTGGGCACCCCCAGCCTCCTGGGTGCAGTGTCATCCGGGGCAGCAGCCTCAGCCACCCCCGACACGCCCTCGCTGGTCACCTCTGGAGCTGGAGACTCGGCCCCCGTGGCTGCCACCTCTGTCCCGGCGCCACCTGCCTCCATCATGGAGAGGATCTCTGCGAGCAAGGGCCTCATCTCgcccatgatggccaggctggccgCTGCTGCCCTCAAGCCCTCTGCCACCTTTGACCCAG gAAGCGGGCAGCAGGTCACCCCAGCCAGGTTCCCCCCAGCCCAGGTGAAGCCGGACCCCGGTGAGAGCACCGGCACCCCAGGCCCCCATGAGGCCTCCCAGGACCGCAGTGTAGACCTGACTGTGAAGGAGCCCAG TAATGAATCAAATGGCCACGCAGTCCCAGCAAATTCATCTCTTTTATCCTCGCTTATGAATAAG ATGTCTCAGGGCAACCCAGGCCTGGGCAGCCTGCTGAACATCAAGGCGGAAGCGGAGGGGAGCCCTGCCACGGAGCCCTCACCCTTCCTGGGCAAGGCCGTGAAGGCGCTGGTGCAGGAGAAGCTGGCGGAGCCCTGGAAGGTGTACCTGCGCAG GTTTGGTACCAAGGACTTCTGCGACGGCCAGTGTGACTTCCTCCACAAAGCCCACTTCCATTGCGTGGTGGAGGAATGTGGCGCGCTCTTCAGCACCTTGGACGGGGCCATCAAGCACGCAAA CTTCCACTTCCGGACAGAGGGAGGAGCCGCAAAAGGAAACACCGAGGCTGCCTTCCCGGCCTCGGCTGCCGAGACCAAACCTCCCATGGCCCCCTCATCCCCTCCAGTGCCTCCTGTCACTACGGCCACCGTGTCCTCTCTGGAGGGGCCcgcccccagcccagcctccgTGCCCTCCACCCCGACCCTGCTCGCCTGGAAGCAGCTGGCTTCCGCCATCCCCCAGATGTCTCAGATCCCAGCTTCAGTGCCTCACCTGCCCGCCTCGCCCTTGGCAACGACTTCTCTAGAGAACGCCAAGCCCCAGGTCAAACCCGGATTCCTCCAGTTCCAGGAGAA CGATCCTTGCCTCGCGACGGACTGCAAGTACGCCAACAAGTTCCACTTCCACTGTCTCTTTGGGAACTGCAAGTATGTCTGCAAAACCTCTGGCAAGGCCGAGTCCCACTGCCTGGACCACATCAACCCCAACAACAACCTGGTGAACGTGCGAGACCAGTTTGCTTACTACTCCCTGCAGTGTCTCTGTCCCAACCAG CACTGCGAGTTCCGAATGCGAGGGCACTACCACTGCCTCCGCACCGGCTGCTACTTCGTGACCAACATCACCACCAAGCTGCCCTGGCACATCAAGAAGCATGAGAAGGCGGAGCGGCGGGCAGCCAATGGCTTCAAGTACTTCACCAAGCGCGAGGAGTGCGGCAGGCTAG GCTGCAAGTACAACCAGGTGAACAGCCACTTCCACTGCATCCGGGAGGGCTGccagttctccttcctcctcaAGCACCAGATGACCTCCCACGCGCGGAAGCACATGCGGAGGATGCTAGGGAAGAACTTCGACCGTGTGCCCCCCTCCCAG GGCCCCCCAAGCCTGATGGATGCTGAGACAGATGAGTGCATGGACTACACCGGCTGCAGCCCGGGTGCCGTGTCATCTGAGTCATCCACCATGGACCGGAGCTGCTCCAGCACCCCTGTGGGCAACGAGAGCACCTCAGCAG GCTGcccggctcctcctcctcctcctcttcctcctcctgtggCCGCTGGTGATGAGGCTGCCCGAGCGGCCCCGCAGCTGCCAGCGACTCCATCCTTCGTGCCGGCCACGCTCCGGCCGCCCCTTccccccctcccctgcctcttcTCTCCGTCCTGTCTCTCATACTCTCTGCTCAGTGCCACTCTTGGAGCCAGCCGGGGCCTGGCCCACCCCACCTGCAgcccgcccagcttcccgcccatcACTGCCACTCCAACTCCAGTAAAAAGTGACGTCCCCCTAGTTCAGGATGCTGCAG gGAACACCATCTCCATGCCAACAGCCTCAGGGGCCAAGAAGCGCTTCTGGATCATCGAGGACATGTCGCCCTTCGGCAAGCGGCGGAAGACGGCGTCCTCCCGGAAGATGCTGGACGAGGGCATGATGCTGGAGGGCTTCCGGCGCTTCGACCTCTACGAGGACTGCAAGGACGCGGCCTGCCAGTTCTCGCTCAAGGTCACCCACTACCACTGCACGCGCGAGAACTGCGGCTACAAGTTCTGCGGGCGCACGCACATGTACAAGCACGCGCAGCACCACGACCGCGTGGACAACCTGGTGCTGGACGACTTCAAGCGCTTCAAGGCCTCGCTCAGCTGCCACTTCGCCGACTGCCCCTTCTCGGGCACCAGCACGCACTTCCACTGCCTGCGCTGCCGCTTCCGCTGCACCGACAGCACCAAGGTCACGGCCCACCGGAAGCACCACGGCAAGCAGGACGTGATCAGCGCCGCGGGCTTCTGCCAGTTCAGCTCCAGCGCCGACTGCGCCGTGCCCGACTGCAAGTACAAGCTCAAGTGCTCGCACTTCCACTGCACCTTCCCGGGCTGCCGCCACACGGTGGTGGGCATGTCGCAGATGGACTCGCACAAGCGCAAGCACGAGAAGCAGGAGCGCGGCGAGCCCGCGGCCGAGGGCCCAGCCACCGCGCCGCCTGTTAGCCTGGACGGATCCCTGTCGCTGGGCGCGGAGCCGGGCTCGCTGCTCTTCCTGCAGTCGGCGGCCGCCGGCCTGGGCCTGGCGCTGGGCGACACGGGCGACCCCGGCCCGCCCGACGCCGCCGCCCCCGGGCCGCGCGAGGGCGCCCCCGCCctcgcccccgccgccgccgccgccgccggggaGTCCTCgcaggaggacgaggaggaggagctggagctgCCGGAGGAGGAGGCCGAGGACGACGAGGATGAGGACGACGATGAGGACGACGACGACGAGGACGACGACGAGGACGACGACGACGAGGACCTGCGCACCGACTCGGAGGAGTCGCTGCCCGacgcggcggcggcggaggcggcGGGAGCCGGCGCGCGGACCCCGACCCTGGCGGCGCTGGCAGCCCTCGGCGCTCCCGGCCCCGCGCCCACCGCCGCCTCCTCGCCCTAG
- the CASZ1 gene encoding zinc finger protein castor homolog 1 isoform X4 encodes MDLGTAEGTRCTDPAAGKTAMAAKRKGGLKLNAICAKLSRQVVVEKRAEASSHAEGSPPRPRDQEHSGPESGAARAPRSEEDKRRAVIEKWVNGEYSEEPAPTPVLGRIAREGLELPPEGVYMVQPQGCSDEEDHAEEPSKDGGALEEKDSDGAGSKEDSGSTAKQAPGEASSLRDYAASTMTEFLGMFGYDDQNTRDELARKISFEKLHAGSTPEVATSSMLPASEDTLSKRARFSKYEEYIRKLKAGEQLSWPAPGTKAEERAGKEAVGPLPGLRLPSNTAHLETKATILPLPSHSSVQMQSLVARASKYDFFIQKLKTGENLRPQNGSTYKKPSKYDLENVKYLHLFKPGEGSPDMGGAIAFKTGKVGRPSKYDVRGIQKPGPAKVLPTPSLAPTPLTSVPSAPSAPGPGPEPPASLPFNTPEYLKSTFSKTDSITTGTVSTVKFSGSQHCGHIHCAYQYREHYHCLDPECNYQRFTSKQDVIRHYNMHKKRDNSLQHGFMRFSPLDDCSVYYHGCHLNGKSTHYHCMQVGCNKVYTSTSDVMTHENFHKKNTQLINDGFQRFRATEDCGTADCQFYGQKTTHFHCRRPGCTFTFKNKCDIEKHKSYHIKDDAYAKDGFKKFYKYEECKYEGCVYSKATNHFHCIRAGCGFTFTSTSQMTSHKRKHERRHIRSSGALGLPPSMLGAKDTEQEESSNDDLVDFSALSSKNSSLSASPTSQQASEAGPSTTKPPNSKISGLLPQGLPGSIPLALALSNSGLPSPAPYFPILAGRGSTSLPVGTPSLLGAVSSGAAASATPDTPSLVTSGAGDSAPVAATSVPAPPASIMERISASKGLISPMMARLAAAALKPSATFDPGSGQQVTPARFPPAQVKPDPGESTGTPGPHEASQDRSVDLTVKEPSNESNGHAVPANSSLLSSLMNKMSQGNPGLGSLLNIKAEAEGSPATEPSPFLGKAVKALVQEKLAEPWKVYLRRFGTKDFCDGQCDFLHKAHFHCVVEECGALFSTLDGAIKHANFHFRTEGGAAKGNTEAAFPASAAETKPPMAPSSPPVPPVTTATVSSLEGPAPSPASVPSTPTLLAWKQLASAIPQMSQIPASVPHLPASPLATTSLENAKPQVKPGFLQFQENDPCLATDCKYANKFHFHCLFGNCKYVCKTSGKAESHCLDHINPNNNLVNVRDQFAYYSLQCLCPNQHCEFRMRGHYHCLRTGCYFVTNITTKLPWHIKKHEKAERRAANGFKYFTKREECGRLGCKYNQVNSHFHCIREGCQFSFLLKHQMTSHARKHMRRMLGKNFDRVPPSQGPPSLMDAETDECMDYTGCSPGAVSSESSTMDRSCSSTPVGNESTSAGCPAPPPPPLPPPVAAGDEAARAAPQLPATPSFVPATLRPPLPPLPCLFSPSCLSYSLLSATLGASRGLAHPTCSPPSFPPITATPTPVKSDVPLVQDAAGNTISMPTASGAKKRFWIIEDMSPFGKRRKTASSRKMLDEGMMLEGFRRFDLYEDCKDAACQFSLKVTHYHCTRENCGYKFCGRTHMYKHAQHHDRVDNLVLDDFKRFKASLSCHFADCPFSGTSTHFHCLRCRFRCTDSTKVTAHRKHHGKQDVISAAGFCQFSSSADCAVPDCKYKLKCSHFHCTFPGCRHTVVGMSQMDSHKRKHEKQERGEPAAEGPATAPPVSLDGSLSLGAEPGSLLFLQSAAAGLGLALGDTGDPGPPDAAAPGPREGAPALAPAAAAAAGESSQEDEEEELELPEEEAEDDEDEDDDEDDDDEDDDEDDDDEDLRTDSEESLPDAAAAEAAGAGARTPTLAALAALGAPGPAPTAASSP; translated from the exons CTGAGGGCACCCGGTGCACGGACCCGGCTGCAGGGAAGACCGCCATGGCAGCCAAGCGCAAGGGCGGCCTGAAGCTGAATGCCATCTGCGCCAAACTGAGCCGCCAGGTGGTGGTAGAGAAGCGAGCTGAGGCCAGCTCCCATGCCGAGGGCAGCCCGCCACGGCCCCGGGACCAAGAGCACAGTGGCCCCGAGTCTGGGGCAGCCCGGGCCCCCCGAAGCGAAGAAGACAAGAGGCGGGCGGTGATTGAGAAGTGGGTGAACGGGGAATACAGCGAGGAGCCAGCGCCCACACCCGTGTTGGGGCGGATTGCCCGTGAGGGCCTGGAACTGCCGCCTGAGGGTGTCTACATGGTGCAGCCCCAGGGCTGCAGCGATGAGGAAGACCATGCAGAGGAGCCCTCCAAGGACGGTGGTGCCCTGGAGGAGAAGGATTCAGATGGGGCAGGCTCCAAGGAGGACAGCGGCTCCACTGCCAAGCAGGCTCCAG GAGAGGCCTCCTCGCTGCGGGACTACGCGGCCTCCACCATGACGGAGTTCCTCGGCATGTTTGGCTATGACGACCAGAACACGCGGGATGAGCTGGCCAGGAAGATCAGCTTCGAGAAGCTGCACGCGGGCTCCACACCAGAGGTGGCCACCTCCTCCATGCTGCCTGCCTCCGAGGACACCCTCAGCAAGCGAGCACGGTTCTCTAAGTACGAGGAATACATCCGCAAGCTCAAGGCTGGCGAGCAGCTCTCCTGGCCAGCCCCTGGCACCAAGGCCGAGGAGCGTGCAGGCAAGGAAGCGGTGGGGCCCCTGCCCGGCCTGCGGCTGCCCAGCAACACAGCGCATCTGGAGACCAAGGCCACCATCCTGCCCCTGCCGTCCCACAGCAGCGTCCAGATGCAGAGCCTGGTCGCCCGGGCCTCCAAGTACGACTTCTTCATCCAGAAGCTGAAGACTGGTGAGAACCTGCGGCCACAGAACGGGAGCACCTACAAGAAGCCCTCCAAGTACGACCTGGAGAACGTCAAGTACCTGCACCTCTTCAAACCCGGGGAGGGCAGCCCCGACATGGGCGGGGCCATCGCCTTCAAGACGGGCAAGGTGGGGCGCCCCTCCAAGTATGACGTCCGGGGCATCCAGAAGCCAGGCCCCGCCAAGGTTCTACCCACCCCCAGCCTGGCTCCCACACCCCTCACCAGTGTGCCCAGTGCCCCAAGCGCCCCCGGACCAGGGCCGGAGCCGCCTGCCTCCCTGCCCTTCAACACTCCCGAGTACCTGAAGTCAACCTTCTCCAAAACAGACTCCATCACCACGGGGACCGTCTCCACTGTCAA GTTCTCGGGCAGCCAGCACTGTGGCCACATCCACTGTGCCTACCAGTACCGGGAGCACTACCACTGCCTCGACCCCGAGTGCAACTACCAG AGGTTCACGAGTAAGCAGGACGTGATCCGCCACTACAACATGCACAAGAAGCGCGACAACTCCCTGCAGCATGGCTTCATGCGCTTCAGCCCGCTGGACGACTGCAGCGTCTACTACCACGGCTGCCACCTCAATGGGAAGAGCACCCACTACCACTGCATGCAG GTGGGCTGTAACAAGGTGTACACAAGCACGTCTGACGTGATGACCCACGAGAACTTCCACAAGAAGAACACCCAGCTCATCAACGACGGGTTCCAGCGCTTCCGAGCCACCGAGGACTGCGGCACGGCCGACTGCCAGTTCTACGGGCAGAAGACCACGCACTTCCACTGCAG GCGCCCAGGCTGCACATTCACCTTCAAGAACAAGTGTGACATTGAGAAGCACAAGAGCTACCACATCAAGGACGACGCGTATGCCAAGGACGGCTTCAAGAAGTTCTACAAGTATGAGGAGTGCAAGTATGAGGGCTGCGTGTACAGCAAAGCCACCAACCACTTCCACTGCATCCGCGCCGGCTGCGGCTTCACCTTCACCTCCACCAGCCAGATGACCTCACACAAGCGCAAGCATGAGCGCCGGCACATCCGCTCCTCGGGGGCACTGGGGCTGCCACCCTCGATGCTGGGCGCCAAGGACACGGAGCAGGAAGAGTCCAGCAACGACGACCTGGTCGACTTCTCTGCCCTCAGCAGCaagaactccagcctgagcgccTCCCCGACCAGCCAGCAGGCTTCAGAGGCTGGGCCCAGCACCACCAAGCCCCCCAACAGCAAGATCTCGGGGCTGCTGCCCCAGGGCCTACCTGGCTCCAtccccctggccctggccctctcCAACTCCGGCCTGCCCAGCCCAGCGCCCTACTTCCCCATCCTGGCTGGCCGTGGAAGCACCTCCCTGCCTGTGGGCACCCCCAGCCTCCTGGGTGCAGTGTCATCCGGGGCAGCAGCCTCAGCCACCCCCGACACGCCCTCGCTGGTCACCTCTGGAGCTGGAGACTCGGCCCCCGTGGCTGCCACCTCTGTCCCGGCGCCACCTGCCTCCATCATGGAGAGGATCTCTGCGAGCAAGGGCCTCATCTCgcccatgatggccaggctggccgCTGCTGCCCTCAAGCCCTCTGCCACCTTTGACCCAG gAAGCGGGCAGCAGGTCACCCCAGCCAGGTTCCCCCCAGCCCAGGTGAAGCCGGACCCCGGTGAGAGCACCGGCACCCCAGGCCCCCATGAGGCCTCCCAGGACCGCAGTGTAGACCTGACTGTGAAGGAGCCCAG TAATGAATCAAATGGCCACGCAGTCCCAGCAAATTCATCTCTTTTATCCTCGCTTATGAATAAG ATGTCTCAGGGCAACCCAGGCCTGGGCAGCCTGCTGAACATCAAGGCGGAAGCGGAGGGGAGCCCTGCCACGGAGCCCTCACCCTTCCTGGGCAAGGCCGTGAAGGCGCTGGTGCAGGAGAAGCTGGCGGAGCCCTGGAAGGTGTACCTGCGCAG GTTTGGTACCAAGGACTTCTGCGACGGCCAGTGTGACTTCCTCCACAAAGCCCACTTCCATTGCGTGGTGGAGGAATGTGGCGCGCTCTTCAGCACCTTGGACGGGGCCATCAAGCACGCAAA CTTCCACTTCCGGACAGAGGGAGGAGCCGCAAAAGGAAACACCGAGGCTGCCTTCCCGGCCTCGGCTGCCGAGACCAAACCTCCCATGGCCCCCTCATCCCCTCCAGTGCCTCCTGTCACTACGGCCACCGTGTCCTCTCTGGAGGGGCCcgcccccagcccagcctccgTGCCCTCCACCCCGACCCTGCTCGCCTGGAAGCAGCTGGCTTCCGCCATCCCCCAGATGTCTCAGATCCCAGCTTCAGTGCCTCACCTGCCCGCCTCGCCCTTGGCAACGACTTCTCTAGAGAACGCCAAGCCCCAGGTCAAACCCGGATTCCTCCAGTTCCAGGAGAA CGATCCTTGCCTCGCGACGGACTGCAAGTACGCCAACAAGTTCCACTTCCACTGTCTCTTTGGGAACTGCAAGTATGTCTGCAAAACCTCTGGCAAGGCCGAGTCCCACTGCCTGGACCACATCAACCCCAACAACAACCTGGTGAACGTGCGAGACCAGTTTGCTTACTACTCCCTGCAGTGTCTCTGTCCCAACCAG CACTGCGAGTTCCGAATGCGAGGGCACTACCACTGCCTCCGCACCGGCTGCTACTTCGTGACCAACATCACCACCAAGCTGCCCTGGCACATCAAGAAGCATGAGAAGGCGGAGCGGCGGGCAGCCAATGGCTTCAAGTACTTCACCAAGCGCGAGGAGTGCGGCAGGCTAG GCTGCAAGTACAACCAGGTGAACAGCCACTTCCACTGCATCCGGGAGGGCTGccagttctccttcctcctcaAGCACCAGATGACCTCCCACGCGCGGAAGCACATGCGGAGGATGCTAGGGAAGAACTTCGACCGTGTGCCCCCCTCCCAG GGCCCCCCAAGCCTGATGGATGCTGAGACAGATGAGTGCATGGACTACACCGGCTGCAGCCCGGGTGCCGTGTCATCTGAGTCATCCACCATGGACCGGAGCTGCTCCAGCACCCCTGTGGGCAACGAGAGCACCTCAGCAG GCTGcccggctcctcctcctcctcctcttcctcctcctgtggCCGCTGGTGATGAGGCTGCCCGAGCGGCCCCGCAGCTGCCAGCGACTCCATCCTTCGTGCCGGCCACGCTCCGGCCGCCCCTTccccccctcccctgcctcttcTCTCCGTCCTGTCTCTCATACTCTCTGCTCAGTGCCACTCTTGGAGCCAGCCGGGGCCTGGCCCACCCCACCTGCAgcccgcccagcttcccgcccatcACTGCCACTCCAACTCCAGTAAAAAGTGACGTCCCCCTAGTTCAGGATGCTGCAG gGAACACCATCTCCATGCCAACAGCCTCAGGGGCCAAGAAGCGCTTCTGGATCATCGAGGACATGTCGCCCTTCGGCAAGCGGCGGAAGACGGCGTCCTCCCGGAAGATGCTGGACGAGGGCATGATGCTGGAGGGCTTCCGGCGCTTCGACCTCTACGAGGACTGCAAGGACGCGGCCTGCCAGTTCTCGCTCAAGGTCACCCACTACCACTGCACGCGCGAGAACTGCGGCTACAAGTTCTGCGGGCGCACGCACATGTACAAGCACGCGCAGCACCACGACCGCGTGGACAACCTGGTGCTGGACGACTTCAAGCGCTTCAAGGCCTCGCTCAGCTGCCACTTCGCCGACTGCCCCTTCTCGGGCACCAGCACGCACTTCCACTGCCTGCGCTGCCGCTTCCGCTGCACCGACAGCACCAAGGTCACGGCCCACCGGAAGCACCACGGCAAGCAGGACGTGATCAGCGCCGCGGGCTTCTGCCAGTTCAGCTCCAGCGCCGACTGCGCCGTGCCCGACTGCAAGTACAAGCTCAAGTGCTCGCACTTCCACTGCACCTTCCCGGGCTGCCGCCACACGGTGGTGGGCATGTCGCAGATGGACTCGCACAAGCGCAAGCACGAGAAGCAGGAGCGCGGCGAGCCCGCGGCCGAGGGCCCAGCCACCGCGCCGCCTGTTAGCCTGGACGGATCCCTGTCGCTGGGCGCGGAGCCGGGCTCGCTGCTCTTCCTGCAGTCGGCGGCCGCCGGCCTGGGCCTGGCGCTGGGCGACACGGGCGACCCCGGCCCGCCCGACGCCGCCGCCCCCGGGCCGCGCGAGGGCGCCCCCGCCctcgcccccgccgccgccgccgccgccggggaGTCCTCgcaggaggacgaggaggaggagctggagctgCCGGAGGAGGAGGCCGAGGACGACGAGGATGAGGACGACGATGAGGACGACGACGACGAGGACGACGACGAGGACGACGACGACGAGGACCTGCGCACCGACTCGGAGGAGTCGCTGCCCGacgcggcggcggcggaggcggcGGGAGCCGGCGCGCGGACCCCGACCCTGGCGGCGCTGGCAGCCCTCGGCGCTCCCGGCCCCGCGCCCACCGCCGCCTCCTCGCCCTAG